Proteins encoded within one genomic window of Candidatus Zixiibacteriota bacterium:
- a CDS encoding cyclic 2,3-diphosphoglycerate synthase, giving the protein MAKNRKKVIIMGAAGRDFHNFNCLYRDNDSVEVVAFTATQIPDIFGRKYPASLAGKLYPKGIPIYDEAELLKLIAKHKIDEVIFSYSDVPYQYLMERAAYVTSAGARFSLEGGAPTMIKSTKPVVAVCAIRTGCGKSQTTRKVAEVLQKLGKKVVAIRHPMPYGDLAKQACQRFAKLSDLDKHKCTIEEREEYEPHIMSGVVVYAGVDYEMILREAEKEADIILWDGGNNDMSFYAADLQITVVDPHRPGHELTYYPGQNNLLLADVIVMNKIDSADPEGIAEVRANIAAYNPNAIVIDAASPLSADNSGKIRGKKVLVVEDGPTLTHGEMPYGAGVVAAEKFGAAELVDPRPYTVKSITKTFEKYPEIGTLLPAMGYGTQQVKDLETTINRTKCDLVVIATPIDLTRVIKIKHPTVRINYSLQEIGEPDLTTVLTDFVKGKGKKSAKK; this is encoded by the coding sequence ATGGCTAAGAACAGAAAAAAAGTGATTATCATGGGCGCGGCCGGCCGCGACTTCCATAATTTCAACTGTCTTTATCGCGACAATGATTCGGTCGAGGTCGTAGCTTTTACGGCGACCCAGATCCCGGATATCTTCGGTCGCAAGTACCCGGCTTCACTGGCCGGCAAGCTGTACCCGAAGGGTATTCCGATTTACGATGAAGCCGAGTTGCTGAAGCTGATCGCGAAGCACAAGATTGACGAAGTCATTTTCTCGTATTCCGATGTTCCGTACCAGTATTTGATGGAACGGGCGGCTTATGTTACCTCCGCCGGCGCCCGGTTCTCGCTTGAGGGCGGCGCCCCGACCATGATCAAATCGACCAAGCCGGTTGTGGCGGTTTGTGCGATTCGTACCGGCTGCGGCAAGTCGCAGACTACCCGCAAGGTAGCCGAAGTTTTGCAGAAGCTCGGTAAGAAGGTCGTTGCGATTCGTCATCCCATGCCGTACGGTGATCTGGCCAAGCAGGCCTGTCAGCGTTTCGCCAAGCTCTCTGATCTGGATAAGCACAAGTGTACGATCGAAGAGCGCGAAGAGTACGAGCCGCACATCATGAGCGGTGTCGTGGTTTATGCCGGTGTGGACTACGAGATGATTCTCCGCGAGGCGGAAAAAGAAGCCGATATTATTCTCTGGGACGGCGGCAACAACGACATGTCGTTCTATGCGGCCGATCTGCAGATCACCGTGGTTGACCCGCATCGTCCAGGTCACGAGCTTACTTACTACCCCGGACAGAACAACCTGCTTCTGGCCGACGTGATCGTCATGAACAAGATCGATTCGGCTGATCCGGAAGGGATTGCAGAAGTCCGAGCCAACATTGCTGCTTACAACCCGAACGCGATCGTGATCGACGCGGCCTCGCCGTTGTCCGCCGACAATTCGGGCAAAATCCGCGGTAAAAAAGTGCTCGTGGTCGAAGACGGTCCGACTCTCACCCACGGCGAGATGCCTTACGGCGCCGGTGTCGTGGCGGCCGAGAAGTTCGGTGCGGCCGAACTGGTCGATCCACGGCCTTACACGGTCAAGTCGATCACCAAGACCTTCGAGAAGTACCCGGAAATCGGCACTCTGCTGCCGGCTATGGGTTACGGTACTCAGCAGGTCAAGGATCTGGAGACCACGATCAATCGCACCAAGTGTGACCTGGTCGTGATCGCTACGCCGATCGATCTGACGCGCGTGATCAAGATCAAGCATCCGACCGTTCGGATTAACTACAGCCTGCAGGAAATCGGTGAACCCGATCTGACGACTGTTCTGACGGATTTCGTTAAGGGCAAAGGAAAGAAGTCAGCCAAGAAGTAA
- the arcC gene encoding carbamate kinase, which translates to MPEKKTAVIALGGNAITHPGQEDTIANQFANTRRSLDGIVELAREGFNLVVSHGNGPQVGNALLRIELAAGRTPILPLGVCVADTEGGMGYMIEQSLQNRLRAEGIDRPVVTIITQMLVRPDDPAVENPTKYIGQFYDEETAERMMSERGWQMKKDSDRGYRRVVPSPMPYGSVEAATIARLVESGTIVIAGGGGGIPVYIDEHGNYEGMDAVIDKDLASAVIGKEIDAGVLSILTSVDAVSLDFGKPSQKTLGAITLSQARTYLNEGHFPPGSMGPKIQAAIKFIEEGGKLVTITSFNHARDSVHGEAGTRIVPD; encoded by the coding sequence ATGCCGGAAAAGAAAACAGCGGTCATTGCCTTGGGTGGTAATGCCATTACCCACCCCGGGCAGGAAGATACTATCGCCAATCAGTTCGCTAATACCCGGCGCTCGCTGGATGGTATTGTCGAACTGGCTCGCGAAGGATTCAACCTGGTCGTGAGTCACGGCAACGGCCCGCAGGTAGGCAATGCCCTCCTGCGCATCGAACTGGCCGCCGGTCGCACCCCGATTCTTCCGCTCGGCGTCTGTGTCGCCGACACCGAAGGAGGGATGGGGTACATGATCGAGCAATCCCTGCAAAATCGGCTGCGTGCCGAGGGGATAGATCGACCGGTCGTAACGATCATAACACAAATGCTGGTTCGTCCCGACGATCCGGCAGTCGAGAATCCGACCAAGTATATCGGGCAATTTTACGACGAAGAAACAGCCGAACGGATGATGTCCGAGCGCGGCTGGCAGATGAAGAAAGACAGTGATCGCGGCTATCGACGCGTAGTACCGTCACCGATGCCTTATGGCTCGGTCGAGGCCGCAACGATTGCCAGACTGGTCGAGTCGGGGACGATTGTCATTGCCGGCGGCGGTGGCGGTATCCCGGTTTATATCGACGAACACGGTAATTACGAGGGTATGGACGCCGTGATCGACAAGGACCTTGCTTCGGCGGTGATCGGTAAGGAAATCGATGCCGGAGTGTTGTCTATTCTAACCTCGGTGGATGCAGTATCGCTCGATTTCGGCAAGCCCAGTCAAAAGACGCTTGGTGCGATTACCTTGTCGCAGGCACGGACTTATCTGAATGAGGGGCATTTCCCGCCCGGTTCCATGGGCCCCAAGATTCAGGCCGCGATCAAGTTCATTGAAGAGGGCGGGAAACTGGTAACGATTACATCGTTTAACCATGCCCGCGATTCCGTCCACGGTGAGGCCGGAACGCGGATTGTTCCGGACTGA